The following proteins are encoded in a genomic region of Planctomycetota bacterium:
- a CDS encoding isoprenyl transferase encodes MTSSTAAGLKIPAHIAIIMDGNGRWARQQGLQRVLGHESGAETVREITRECSRLGVGRLTLYAFSAENWKRPEHEVRYLMSLLKKYLVSERKEIMDNNIRFTAIGRLHELPEDVRGELSRTIEMSSRNTGMVLCLALAYGGRVEIVDAVRRLARDVQEGRCRPEEIDERSIARYLYDPAAPDPDLLIRTGGDLRVSNFLLWQISYTELWVTPVKWPEFKREHLHEAIREYSQRDRRFGGIHEAE; translated from the coding sequence ATGACCTCGTCCACCGCCGCCGGCCTGAAGATCCCCGCCCACATCGCCATCATCATGGACGGCAACGGCCGGTGGGCCCGGCAGCAGGGCCTCCAGCGGGTCCTGGGCCACGAGTCGGGCGCCGAGACGGTCCGCGAGATCACCCGCGAATGCTCCCGCCTGGGGGTGGGGCGCCTGACCCTCTACGCCTTCAGCGCCGAGAACTGGAAGCGGCCCGAGCACGAGGTGCGGTACCTTATGTCGCTTCTTAAGAAGTACCTCGTGAGCGAGCGCAAGGAGATCATGGACAACAACATCCGGTTCACGGCGATCGGCCGCCTTCACGAACTGCCCGAGGACGTCCGCGGCGAGCTGAGCCGGACGATCGAGATGAGTTCCCGGAACACGGGCATGGTGCTCTGCCTGGCGCTCGCCTACGGGGGGCGGGTCGAGATCGTGGACGCCGTGCGGCGCCTGGCGCGGGACGTTCAGGAAGGCCGCTGCCGGCCGGAGGAGATCGACGAGCGGTCGATCGCCCGCTATCTCTACGATCCGGCGGCGCCCGATCCGGACCTTCTCATCCGCACGGGAGGGGACCTGCGGGTTTCGAACTTCCTGCTCTGGCAGATCTCCTACACGGAGCTCTGGGTCACCCCGGTGAAGTGGCCCGAGTTCAAGCGGGAGCACCTCCACGAGGCGATCCGGGAATACTCCCAGCGGGACCGGCGCTTCGGCGGGATTCACGAGGCCGAGTGA
- a CDS encoding PhoH family protein has protein sequence MERALPVEGREEIARLFGTYDRNLKEIKKATGVEVIVRNGEIRVRGPRAGVDRAVQALTRLKEIENPGPEDVQALLAPRDASPRSSPGRPVMPGSIFRLHVTIDAKSEGQRKYLEEIDRNDIVFAIGPAGTGKTFLAVTKAVDALRTGRVRRIVLVRPAVEAGERLGFLPGDIQEKVNPYLRPIYDSLNMFLEFGQLKRLIDADVVEICPLAFMRGRTLDEAFIILDEAQNTTSEQMKMFLTRMGRASKIVVTGDITQIDLAPGRTSGLIEARELLKGIPGIAFCYLTKADIVRHPLVQRIVDAYEHHGRGRR, from the coding sequence ATGGAACGCGCTTTGCCCGTCGAAGGCCGCGAGGAAATCGCCCGGCTCTTCGGCACGTACGACCGGAACCTCAAGGAGATCAAGAAGGCCACCGGGGTGGAAGTCATCGTCCGCAACGGCGAAATCCGCGTGCGCGGCCCGCGCGCGGGCGTGGACCGCGCCGTTCAGGCCCTGACCCGGCTCAAGGAGATCGAAAATCCCGGTCCGGAGGATGTGCAGGCCCTGCTGGCGCCGCGCGACGCCTCCCCCCGATCCTCCCCGGGCCGGCCGGTCATGCCGGGTTCCATCTTCCGGCTCCATGTGACGATCGACGCCAAGTCCGAGGGACAGCGCAAATATCTCGAGGAGATCGACCGCAACGACATCGTCTTCGCCATCGGCCCGGCGGGGACGGGGAAGACGTTTCTCGCGGTGACGAAGGCCGTGGACGCCCTCCGGACGGGCCGGGTGCGCCGGATCGTCCTCGTGCGTCCGGCGGTCGAGGCGGGCGAGCGGCTGGGTTTCCTGCCCGGGGACATTCAGGAGAAGGTGAATCCGTATCTCCGGCCGATCTACGACTCGCTCAACATGTTCCTCGAGTTCGGTCAGCTCAAGCGGCTGATCGACGCGGACGTCGTGGAGATCTGCCCCCTGGCCTTCATGCGGGGGCGGACGCTCGACGAGGCCTTCATCATTCTGGACGAGGCCCAGAACACGACGAGCGAGCAGATGAAGATGTTCCTCACGCGGATGGGGCGCGCCTCGAAGATCGTGGTGACGGGGGACATTACGCAGATCGACCTGGCCCCCGGCCGCACGAGCGGTCTCATCGAGGCTCGCGAGCTGCTGAAGGGAATTCCGGGGATCGCCTTCTGCTATCTGACGAAAGCCGACATCGTCCGCCACCCGCTCGTTCAGAGGATCGTGGACGCCTATGAGCATCACGGACGCGGCCGGCGCTGA
- a CDS encoding phosphatidate cytidylyltransferase has product MNGPPVRVMGLSRKVLIRVVGAPLLLAALAAILYADHRAGFPSVLRWLLLAVGAAASWEFHGFCAVRGIPTARAAGTLAVAALFAPWPRPEAAWGAVGFGFLLYVLLKLVFRHGRFTPEAAALSVLGFAYTGLLAGLLTPPVSRGTAVWYLLFLLAANKGADMAAYVVGKSVGRRPMAPVLSPRKTWEGFVGGAAGGTAAAFAALRATPLREAFGDAPVAALLLLAFSATMAAQVGDLVESAFKRWAGLKDSGRLLPEFGGILDLVDSFLVSIPVTHAAAIGVLAL; this is encoded by the coding sequence GTGAACGGGCCGCCCGTCCGGGTCATGGGCCTCTCGCGCAAAGTCCTCATCCGTGTCGTCGGGGCGCCGCTGCTTCTGGCGGCCCTGGCGGCGATTCTCTACGCCGATCACCGCGCGGGCTTTCCGTCGGTCCTGCGGTGGCTCCTTCTGGCGGTGGGCGCGGCCGCGTCCTGGGAGTTCCACGGCTTCTGCGCGGTGCGGGGAATCCCGACGGCGCGGGCGGCCGGGACGCTGGCGGTTGCGGCGCTTTTTGCGCCCTGGCCGCGTCCGGAAGCCGCCTGGGGGGCCGTGGGTTTCGGGTTTCTCCTCTATGTCCTGCTCAAGCTCGTCTTCCGTCACGGGCGCTTCACGCCCGAGGCGGCGGCGCTGAGCGTTCTCGGGTTCGCCTATACGGGGCTCCTGGCGGGGCTTCTGACGCCGCCGGTGTCCCGCGGAACGGCGGTCTGGTATCTTCTTTTCCTTCTGGCGGCCAACAAGGGGGCCGACATGGCCGCCTACGTCGTGGGGAAGAGCGTCGGGCGCCGCCCGATGGCCCCGGTCCTGAGCCCCCGCAAGACGTGGGAGGGCTTCGTCGGGGGCGCGGCGGGCGGAACCGCCGCCGCGTTCGCGGCGCTCCGCGCAACGCCCCTCCGGGAGGCCTTCGGGGACGCGCCGGTCGCGGCGTTGCTCTTGCTGGCGTTCTCGGCTACAATGGCGGCGCAGGTGGGCGATCTCGTCGAATCGGCGTTCAAGCGCTGGGCGGGCCTCAAGGACTCCGGGCGGCTGCTGCCGGAATTCGGCGGGATCCTCGACCTGGTGGACAGCTTCCTCGTCAGCATCCCGGTCACGCACGCCGCGGCGATCGGGGTTCTTGCGCTTTGA
- a CDS encoding adenylosuccinate synthase — translation MKRPRTTCVVGVQWGDEGKGKIVDLLSHQADMVVRFQGGGNAGHTVVVDGEKFVLHLIPSGILHRSTCVIANGVVVDLVQLLEEIDELRRRGVRVGRNLHLSDRAHVVMPYHKFLDKYSEAGAGPQKIGTTQRGIGPCYADKAARKGIRVADLYNPPLFRELVCAFTEEKNKILAALYGAPPLDPARIVEEYSGYAERLKPFVTDTVELVNDAVDAGRRVLFEGAQGSLLDIDFGTYPYVTSSNSDACGISPGTGVPPRKIGAILGVAKAYCTRVGEGPFPTELRDALGERLREAGGEYGATTGRPRRCGWFDGVASRHAVRINGIEELAITKLDVLSGLDEIKFAVAYRCDGKTTDRMPSVTAELSRCEPVYETFKGWSDDLSRVRRFEDLPRAAKIYLNFVERFLKVKVTLVSVGKDREKTIRRK, via the coding sequence ATGAAACGACCCCGGACCACCTGCGTCGTCGGCGTCCAATGGGGAGACGAAGGAAAGGGAAAGATCGTCGATCTTCTGTCCCACCAGGCGGACATGGTGGTCCGCTTCCAGGGCGGGGGCAACGCCGGGCACACGGTCGTCGTGGACGGCGAGAAGTTCGTCCTGCACCTCATCCCCTCCGGCATCCTCCATCGGAGCACCTGCGTCATCGCCAACGGCGTCGTCGTGGATCTCGTGCAGCTTCTGGAGGAGATCGACGAGCTGCGCCGCCGGGGGGTGCGCGTGGGCCGCAACCTCCACCTGAGCGACCGGGCGCACGTGGTGATGCCCTACCATAAGTTTCTGGACAAGTATTCGGAGGCGGGCGCCGGGCCCCAGAAGATCGGGACCACCCAGCGCGGGATCGGACCCTGCTACGCGGACAAGGCGGCCCGAAAGGGGATCCGCGTGGCGGACCTCTATAACCCGCCGCTCTTCCGCGAGCTGGTGTGCGCCTTCACGGAGGAGAAGAACAAGATCCTGGCGGCCCTCTACGGAGCGCCGCCGCTGGATCCGGCCCGGATCGTGGAGGAGTACTCCGGCTACGCGGAGCGCCTCAAGCCGTTCGTCACCGACACGGTGGAGCTCGTCAACGACGCCGTGGACGCGGGCCGCCGGGTGCTTTTCGAGGGCGCCCAGGGGAGCCTCCTGGACATCGACTTCGGGACGTACCCGTACGTCACCTCCTCCAACTCGGACGCCTGCGGGATCTCGCCGGGCACGGGGGTGCCGCCCCGCAAGATCGGCGCGATCCTCGGCGTGGCCAAGGCCTACTGCACCCGGGTGGGGGAGGGGCCGTTTCCGACGGAGCTGCGCGACGCGCTGGGGGAGCGGCTGCGCGAGGCGGGCGGAGAGTACGGGGCCACCACGGGGCGGCCGCGCCGCTGCGGCTGGTTCGACGGCGTGGCCTCCCGCCACGCGGTCCGCATCAACGGGATCGAGGAACTCGCCATCACGAAGCTCGACGTCCTGAGCGGCCTGGACGAAATCAAATTCGCCGTGGCCTACCGCTGCGACGGGAAGACGACGGATCGGATGCCCTCGGTCACCGCGGAGCTTTCGCGCTGCGAGCCGGTCTACGAGACCTTCAAGGGCTGGTCCGACGATCTTTCCCGCGTGCGCCGTTTCGAGGATCTGCCGCGCGCGGCGAAAATCTATTTGAATTTCGTGGAGCGCTTCCTTAAGGTGAAAGTCACGCTCGTCTCGGTCGGGAAGGACCGCGAAAAGACGATTCGCAGGAAATGA
- the carA gene encoding glutamine-hydrolyzing carbamoyl-phosphate synthase small subunit, whose protein sequence is MSEKTAKLALEDGTVFTGRAFGAEGERSGEVVFNTSMSGYQEILTDPSYKGQIVTMTYPHIGNYGVNDADFESGKPWVEGFVAREFSPISSNPRATGRLEEFFRRHGIVGIHDIDTRALTRKLRLDGSLNGVLSTQDLDDARLVAKARAIPKMSGLDLVRYVTSDRPRPWKEFVTHDANGKTPDLRFRVALINCGTKYNIVRSLVDHGCDVTVFPAATPARDLEGFDGVCLSNGPGDPSAVTYTIETARELLRKEKPIFGICLGHQILGLALGAQVYKLKFGHHGANHPIRHEATGRIEITSQNHGFAVEEKSLKAAGGEVTHINLNDGSVEGLRHRSLPAFSVQYHPEAAPGPHDAGYLFREFVRLMEGAARGPRP, encoded by the coding sequence GTGTCTGAGAAAACGGCGAAGCTGGCCCTGGAGGACGGCACGGTCTTCACCGGCCGCGCCTTCGGGGCCGAAGGCGAGCGCAGCGGCGAAGTCGTCTTCAACACCTCCATGTCGGGATACCAGGAGATCTTGACGGACCCCTCCTACAAGGGGCAAATCGTCACGATGACCTACCCCCACATCGGCAACTACGGCGTCAACGACGCCGACTTCGAAAGCGGAAAGCCCTGGGTGGAAGGCTTCGTGGCCCGGGAATTTTCGCCGATCTCGAGCAATCCGCGCGCCACCGGCCGGCTCGAGGAGTTCTTCCGCCGGCACGGCATCGTGGGCATCCACGACATCGACACGCGCGCCCTCACCCGCAAGCTTCGCCTGGACGGGTCGCTCAACGGCGTGCTTTCGACCCAGGATCTCGACGACGCGCGGCTCGTGGCCAAAGCCCGGGCGATTCCCAAGATGAGCGGTCTGGATCTTGTCCGGTACGTCACGAGCGACCGGCCCCGCCCGTGGAAGGAATTCGTGACGCACGACGCCAACGGGAAGACTCCGGACCTGCGCTTCCGCGTGGCGCTCATCAACTGCGGAACGAAGTACAACATCGTCCGGTCGCTCGTCGATCACGGGTGCGACGTGACGGTCTTTCCCGCCGCCACGCCGGCCCGGGACCTGGAGGGGTTCGACGGCGTGTGCCTGTCGAACGGTCCGGGGGACCCGTCCGCGGTGACCTACACGATCGAAACCGCCCGGGAGCTTCTGCGGAAGGAAAAGCCGATCTTCGGCATCTGCCTGGGCCACCAGATCCTGGGACTGGCGCTCGGCGCTCAGGTGTACAAGCTCAAATTCGGCCATCACGGGGCCAATCATCCGATCCGCCATGAGGCGACGGGGCGCATCGAGATCACCAGTCAGAACCACGGATTCGCCGTCGAGGAGAAGTCGCTGAAGGCCGCCGGGGGCGAAGTGACGCACATCAATCTGAACGACGGTTCGGTGGAGGGCCTGCGCCACCGGTCGCTGCCGGCCTTCTCGGTGCAGTATCACCCGGAGGCCGCCCCGGGCCCGCACGACGCGGGGTACCTTTTCCGGGAATTCGTCCGGCTCATGGAGGGGGCGGCCCGCGGACCCCGTCCGTGA